One genomic segment of Falco cherrug isolate bFalChe1 chromosome 13, bFalChe1.pri, whole genome shotgun sequence includes these proteins:
- the LOC102058278 gene encoding toll-like receptor 2, whose amino-acid sequence MMDLTFFFFFFFLSRMRIVIGSLHFYFTSFLLSGANGFLTLRTPTAYAFPVYNYSYLNLSSVSEAEAPKAAKALNFSHNVIEKITKRDLEGFDTLEVLDLSYNQIKDIEPGAFEGLLSLVSVDLSFNDQRLVSRLPPHLKLLPTSKASGSLQLYTNSDKPSEAALQPPASAGGLPAPGGPPVLPNGNLRLRRSAGNLLRRAEKNATVSPTATVRPGFCGEPINGTLDLSHSKLSEEELMLMLDPDLCQAQLDRILELDISHSELQMDLLSLFMLFLPMKNVRSVDVSYNKLTINILDVEAICSFPFSKLLFLNFSNNPINSLDTLCLPPTIKIIDLSFTNISQIPQNFAKKMPHLENMYVQGNHFIYTVHPAITNAVPQPCPGTVHINAISFVRNQAGTPIESLPKKAKHLKMSNCSIVELPEWFASTMEELLFLDLSSNRISVLPDLPTSLQHLDVSNSDIKIIPPSFKSVSNLTILNIQNNKITDMHPEYFPPTLTKCDISKNKLNTLSLSDALEKLKYLNVSGNLIARLEPASHLSALTNLDSSHNLISELPDHFGKSLSTLKYFNLSGNKISFLQRGSLPASLIELDISDNAITTIVEGTFGQLTSLSVLTVQGKHFFCNCDLYWFVNVYLHKPHLQINGRGHLRCSFPPDRRGSSVESSNLTLLRCSLGIQMAVTACVATLVVLVVTGLCWRFDGLWYLRMGWYWCMAKRKQYEKRPENKPFDAFISYSEHDANWTKENLLGKLEADGFKICYHERDFKPGHPVLGNIFYCIENSHKVLFVLSPSFVNSCWCQYELYFAEHRVLNENQDSLIMVVLDDLPPNSVPQKFSKLRKLLKRKTYLKWSPEEHKQKMFWHQLTAVLKTTNDQLVRAENGSTQDMYEME is encoded by the coding sequence ATGATggatttgacttttttttttttttttttttttctctccaggatGAGGATTGTTATTGGAAGCCTTCATTTCTACTTCACCTCTTTCTTACTGAGTGGAGCAAATGGATTCCTAACCCTGAGAACACCTACAGCCTATGCCTTCCCGGTTTATAACTACTCCTATTTAAACCTCTCTTCTGTATCAGAAGCAGAAGCTCCAAAAGCGGCAAAAGCTCTCAATTTCTCACATAatgtaattgaaaaaataaCCAAGAGAGACTTGGAAGGTTTTGACACGCTGGAAGTTTTAGACCTTTCCTACAATCAGATTAAGGACATTGAACCCGGTGCCTTTGAGGGCCTGCTCAGCCTTGTTTCTGTGGATTTATCATTTAACGATCAGAGACTTGTATCGCGTCTTCCACCCCATCTGAAGCTCCTACCCACCAGCAAAGCCTCAGGGTCTTTGCAGCTTTACACAAACTCTGACAAACCCTcagaggctgctctgcagcctcctgcatctgccggggggctgccggcgcCCGGAGGCCCACCCGTCCTGCCAAACGGTAACCTGAGGCTCAGGCGAAGCGCAGGGAACCTTCTCcgaagagcagagaaaaatgctACAGTCTCTCCAACGGCCACGGTAAGGCCTGGTTTCTGCGGAGAGCCAATAAATGGGACACTGGATCTGTCACACAGCAAGCTCTCTGAGGAAGAGCTGATGTTAATGCTGGATCCAGATCTCTGCCAAGCTCAGCTGGACCGTATTTTGGAGCTTGACATTAGTCACAGTGAGCTGCAAATGGACCTTCTGtcactgttcatgctgtttctgcCAATGAAAAACGTGCGGTCCGTTGATGTGAGTTACAACAAATTAACAATTAACATTCTAGATGTTGAGGCGATCTGCAGCTTCCCATTCAgcaagcttttgtttttaaattttagcaACAATCCCATAAACAGCCTGGATACGCTGTGCCTCCCTCCAACCATCAAGATAATTGATTTGTCCTTCACCAACATAAGTCAAATACCCCAGAATTTTGCTAAAAAAATGCCTCACTTAGAAAACATGTATGTTCAAGGAAATCACTTCATATATACTGTGCATCCAGCGATCACCAATGCAGTtccacagccctgccccggaACCGTACATATTAATGCCATTTCCTTTGTCAGAAACCAGGCTGGCACACCCATTGAAAGCCTCCCGAAGAAAGCGAAACACCTGAAAATGTCCAACTGCTCCATTGTAGAACTGCCAGAGTGGTTTGCCAGCACAATGGAAGAATTACTATTTTTGGATCTCAGCAGCAACAGGATTTCTGTGCTTCCTGACTTacccacctccctgcagcacctcGACGTAAGCAACAGCGATATTAAAATAATACCCCCTAGTTTTAAATCCGTCTCCAACTTAACAATACTTaacattcaaaataataaaattacgGATATGCATCCAGAGTATTTCCCACCGACTTTAACAAAATGTGATATTAGTAAAAATAAGTTGAACACATTATCATTAAGTGACGCCCTGGAGAAACTCAAGTATCTTAATGTTTCTGGAAACCTCATCGCCAGGCTGGAACCTGCCAGCCACCTTTCCGCGCTCACTAACCTGGACAGTAGTCACAACCTCATCTCAGAATTGCCTGATCACTTTGGGAAATCTCTTTCAAcgctgaaatattttaatttatcagGGAATAAGATCTCCTTTCTACAGCGTGGCTCTCTCCCAGCTTCTCTGATCGAGTTAGACATCAGTGACAATGCCATTACTACCATAGTGGAGGGCACTTTTGGCCAGTTAACGAGCCTGAGTGTGCTGACTGTTCAAGgtaagcattttttttgtaactgtgaCTTGTACTGGTTCGTGAACGTCTACCTCCACAAGCCCCATTTGCAGATAAATGGCAGAGGGCATCTCAGGTGCAGCTTTCCACCAGACAGGAGGGGCTCGTCAGTGGAGAGCAGTAACCTCACGCTTCTGCGCTGCTCCCTGGGCATCCAGATGGCCGTTACCGCCTGCGTTGCCACCCTGGTCGTTTTGGTGGTAACAGGCTTATGCTGGCGGTTCGACGGGCTTTGGTACCTGAGAATGGGCTGGTACTGGTGTATGGCGAAGAGGAAGCAGTACGAGAAGAGGCCAGAAAACAAGCCCTTTGATGCCTTCATTTCATACAGTGAACACGATGCAAACTGGACCAAAGAGAATCTGCTGGGTAAACTGGAAGCTGACGGATTCAAGATATGTTACCACGAGAGGGATTTCAAGCCGGGGCATCCTGTACTCGGTAACATTTTTTACTGCATAGAGAACAGCCATAAAGTCCTTTTTGTTCTCTCTCCCAGTTTTGTAAACAGCTGCTGGTGTCAGTATGAGCTGTATTTTGCTGAACACCGGGTCCTGAATGAAAATCAGGACTCCCTCATCATGGTCGTGCTGGACGACCTCCCGCCCAACAGCGTGCCGCAGAAGTTCAGCAAACTCAGGAAACTGCTGAAGAGGAAAACCTACCTGAAGTGGAGCCCTGAggaacacaaacagaaaatgttctggCATCAGCTAACAGCTGTCTTAAAAACAACCAACGACCAACTCGTGAGAGCAGAAAACGGATCCACTCAGGATATGTATGAGATGGAATGA